The following DNA comes from Pyxidicoccus trucidator.
GGATACCGAAGCACGTCCGAGCCGCACTGGCCCGAGGGCTCGCGGCGGCACCGGAGGACCGGTTCCCCTCGATGGACGGGTTGCTCGCGGCGCTCTCGCGCCCAAGACGCTCTCCCTTCCCGGCGGTCTCCCTCCGGCTCGCGGTAGCCCTGCTGCTCCTGGGCACCGGACTCGTGGTCTCGCTCTGGCGCCAGGTCGCACCCGAGCCTCCCGTCACGGCGCCACGGGTGTCCACGGAGGCGCCGGGGAAGGAAGCCCCGGGCAATCAGCTCATCGAGCTGCGAGTGGCGGAGGTGCGTGAGGTTCGTGTTCCCCAGCTCGAGCGCATTGCCGTGGGAGCCCTGGGCGTCGTGGAGGTCCACGCGGGCTCGGAGGGAATGCGACTGACGGCGCTCGCTCACGGGACGACGCACCTGGTGGCGTGGTCCCGGAACGGCGAGCGCCGTCTCTACACCGTGTCGGTCACCTCGCTCTGAGCGGGTGCCAGCTCAGCGGCTCGGCGGAGTCGGGCGGGCCTGGCGCGGCTTCTCCTGGCCCAGCAGGCGATAGGCCTCATCGCGGTGCTTCTTCAGCGTGGGCAGCAGGCCGTCGAGCTGACCCTTCAGCTCGGCGTTGCTGGCGAACTGCTGCTGGCCGGCCATCACCTTGGCGATGTCCGAGTCATGGTGGCCCACCATGTGCGCGAGGAAGGCGCGGTCGAAGGCGGGGCCCTGGAGCGACTGGAGCTTCGCCATCGCGGCATCCGAGGCGTTCCGCATCGTCTTCTTGAAGTCGGTGTCCACCTTCGGCTCGCCGAGCTCGATGTTCTTCGTCGTCGCGTACGTCATGACCTTCTGGTCCGCGGCCTGGTGGTCCTTCACGAGCCGCGCGCCGAAGTCCTTCACGCCCTTCGAGACGCCCTTCTGCTGCGCGAGCTGGCCGAGCTGCACCTCCATCTGGTTGGCGCGGTGGAGCATCTCCAGATAGGCCTTCTCGTCGGTGGGAATGGGGAGCAGGCCCTGGTCCATCAGCTTCGCGCCCGCCGCGTCGGGCTGAGCACCTTGCGCCTGCATCCCGGAGCCACCCGTGCCCTGCACGCCGCCCGTGGCGTCCTTCACCCCTTCGCCCTGGTCGATGGCCTCCGCCTCGCCCATGCGGAACATGCCCTGGGTGTCATCCGTCCCGTTCTGCGTCCCGGTCTCCTTCTGTCCGCTACGCTCCTCCGAGGGCTGCTGCTCGTCGTCCTGCGCGACAGCCGAGCCACCCACTGCCAGCGAGCCCACCAGCATCCATCCCATCCATCGCTTCATTGCCTGCCTCCTTCAGTCAGAAAGTCCCGACGGGAAGGTGGAGACGGTGAAGCCCCCGAGGCCAGGGGAGGGCGGGCGGCGGAGCAGGCGTTCCCAGCCAGGAGCGCCGAGCGACATGGCGAGGCCCGGAGGACGGAGCGCCGGAGCGCCATCCCTCGTGGGAGTCATCGCGAACGAAGGTGCGCCGGCTTCCCGGCGTGCGTCAGTCGCTCGGGTTGTGGCGTTGCTTCTTGCGGACGGCGAGGGTGCCGAAGAAGCCCAGCGCGAACAGCCCCGCCATGACCTGGACGCCGAGGCCGTGGGACTCGACGGCTTCGACGAGGTCGGCGACGAGCTTGACCAGCCCTCCGCTCATGGCGAGGGCCTCACGGCTCCGCGAGGAGGAACAGCGCGTGCGCGCTGGTGATGGGGCGGGTGCGGTCTTCCTGCCAGGCCTCCACGCGCACGTTGGCGACGCGCCGGCCCTGGCGGGTGATGAGGGCCTTGGCGAAGGTGTCCTGCGCCTTGCCCGAGCGCAGGAAGTCCACGGTGAGGGAGATGATTTTCGGCACGCGCTCCGTCTCCGTCTGGAGGAGGAGCTCGAAGACGGCGGCGGACTCCAGCAGCGCGCCCAGGGTGCCGCCGTGCAGTGCCGGCAGCATGCTGTTGCCGATGAGCTTGGGCGTGTACGTC
Coding sequences within:
- a CDS encoding DUF4142 domain-containing protein: MKRWMGWMLVGSLAVGGSAVAQDDEQQPSEERSGQKETGTQNGTDDTQGMFRMGEAEAIDQGEGVKDATGGVQGTGGSGMQAQGAQPDAAGAKLMDQGLLPIPTDEKAYLEMLHRANQMEVQLGQLAQQKGVSKGVKDFGARLVKDHQAADQKVMTYATTKNIELGEPKVDTDFKKTMRNASDAAMAKLQSLQGPAFDRAFLAHMVGHHDSDIAKVMAGQQQFASNAELKGQLDGLLPTLKKHRDEAYRLLGQEKPRQARPTPPSR
- a CDS encoding PaaI family thioesterase, which gives rise to MSDTKPNPLPLADLVRQVRKTREYRKLTDAIPYTRYLGIGVEDVAGEMLCRMTYTPKLIGNSMLPALHGGTLGALLESAAVFELLLQTETERVPKIISLTVDFLRSGKAQDTFAKALITRQGRRVANVRVEAWQEDRTRPITSAHALFLLAEP